One part of the Haemophilus parainfluenzae genome encodes these proteins:
- a CDS encoding VirK/YbjX family protein, translating to MTAKQTITFATFQELLPDSCNHPLKKQLRDKARYYGRKFLFKKQCDALVDFLNTNQTWIPLFQQNPYRFNALLATYCNKRFSATERLSAITNNLLMLEEKMGVEFCQKLLQEKSLLLAQLTDQLGIYFNINQIDPFEGYFSINLKDNDGRSIYDASFTFLKPNKLLIASIQGPSYEEAQEAVKQATKELHGVRPMFMLMNVFRLLAEKWRCELIGIPHTSQGKYRLSARSKILFNYDEFWQENQGQLKGQYWQLPLESTRKPLEEIASKKRSMYRKRYEMLDDLSEKITQFS from the coding sequence ATGACAGCAAAACAAACTATTACTTTCGCGACCTTTCAAGAATTACTGCCCGATTCTTGTAATCATCCATTAAAAAAACAATTAAGGGATAAAGCCCGTTATTACGGACGCAAATTTTTATTTAAAAAACAATGTGATGCACTGGTTGATTTCTTAAATACTAACCAAACCTGGATTCCACTTTTTCAACAAAATCCGTATCGTTTTAATGCATTGCTCGCGACCTATTGTAACAAACGTTTTTCTGCAACCGAGCGACTCAGTGCCATTACCAATAATCTGCTAATGCTTGAAGAAAAAATGGGCGTAGAATTTTGCCAAAAACTACTCCAAGAAAAATCCCTTTTATTAGCACAATTAACAGATCAACTTGGTATTTATTTCAATATCAATCAGATTGACCCTTTCGAAGGTTATTTTTCCATTAACTTAAAAGACAATGATGGGCGTAGCATTTATGATGCTTCTTTCACCTTCTTAAAGCCAAATAAGTTACTTATCGCCTCAATTCAAGGCCCTTCTTATGAAGAAGCGCAAGAAGCGGTGAAACAAGCCACAAAAGAATTACACGGTGTTCGCCCGATGTTTATGTTGATGAATGTTTTCCGCTTGTTAGCCGAAAAATGGCGATGTGAATTAATCGGCATCCCTCACACTTCACAAGGTAAATATCGCCTATCTGCTCGCAGTAAAATTCTATTCAATTACGATGAATTCTGGCAAGAAAACCAAGGGCAATTAAAGGGTCAATATTGGCAATTACCGCTTGAAAGTACCCGAAAACCACTGGAAGAAATTGCCAGCAAAAAACGCTCTATGTACCGAAAACGTTATGAAATGTTAGATGATTTGAGTGAAAAAATTACTCAATTTTCCTAA
- the lon gene encoding endopeptidase La, giving the protein MNTKRTQQRTLPVLPLRDVVVFPYMVMPLFVGRAKSISALDEAMNEGKQLLLVSQKQADLEEPTVDDVFDVGTIANIIQLLKLPDGTVKVLVEGQQRAKINQLNDGEDHFSAEVTPIETTFGDEKELDVVKAAVLNEFESYLQLNKKIPADVLGALQRINDADRLADTMAAHIPVTVRHKQSVLELADVQERLEYLLGMMESEADILQVEKRIRGRVKKQMEKSQRNYYLSEQIKAIRKEMDEGESEDTIDEVEQLRQKVEAAGMPADVRDKVESELQKLKMMSAMSAEATVVRSYVEWMLQVPWHKRTKVKKDIAKAQQVLDADHYGLERVKERILEYLAVQARLNKIKGPILCLVGPPGVGKTSLGQSIANATGRKYVRMALGGVRDEAEIRGHRKTYIGALPGKLIQKMAKVGVKNPLFLLDEIDKMSSDMRGDPASALLEVLDPEQNTTFNDHYLEVDYDLSDVMFVATSNSMNIPGPLLDRMEVIRLSGYTEDEKLNIAMQHLLQKQIERNGLKKGELTIEENAILDIIRYYTREAGVRGLEREISKICRKAVKNLLVNPKVKSITVNSDNLHDYLGVKRFEFGKADTQNRVGEVTGLAWTEVGGDLLTIETASVVGKGKLTFTGSLGDVMKESIQAAMTVVRARAEKLGINSEFHEKRDIHIHVPDGATPKDGPSAGIAMCTALVSCLTGNPVRADVAMTGEISLRGKVLPIGGLKEKLLAAHRGGIKTVLIPKDNVKDLEEIPDNVKENLAIHAVETIDEVLGLALENPPEGIEFVKVETKAKAPRRKAATKTARAVN; this is encoded by the coding sequence ATGAACACCAAAAGAACTCAACAACGTACACTTCCTGTATTGCCATTACGGGATGTTGTCGTTTTCCCTTATATGGTGATGCCACTTTTTGTTGGGCGTGCAAAATCCATTAGTGCCCTTGATGAAGCCATGAATGAGGGCAAACAATTATTATTGGTGTCACAAAAGCAAGCGGATTTAGAAGAACCTACCGTTGATGATGTATTCGATGTCGGGACGATTGCCAATATTATTCAATTATTAAAATTGCCAGACGGCACAGTGAAAGTGTTGGTAGAAGGGCAACAACGCGCCAAAATCAATCAATTAAATGATGGTGAAGATCATTTTTCTGCGGAAGTGACACCGATTGAAACCACGTTTGGCGATGAAAAAGAATTAGATGTGGTGAAGGCAGCCGTTTTAAATGAATTTGAAAGCTATCTGCAACTTAATAAAAAAATCCCTGCAGATGTTTTAGGTGCGCTTCAACGCATTAATGATGCCGATCGTTTAGCCGATACCATGGCTGCGCATATTCCAGTGACCGTTCGCCATAAACAAAGCGTGTTAGAACTGGCAGATGTGCAAGAGCGTTTGGAATACTTGCTCGGCATGATGGAATCCGAAGCGGATATTCTTCAAGTTGAAAAACGTATCCGTGGCCGTGTGAAAAAACAAATGGAGAAAAGCCAGCGTAACTATTATCTTAGCGAACAAATTAAAGCGATTCGCAAAGAAATGGACGAAGGCGAAAGCGAAGATACCATCGATGAAGTTGAGCAACTTCGTCAAAAGGTTGAAGCGGCAGGTATGCCGGCAGATGTGCGTGATAAAGTAGAAAGCGAGTTGCAAAAACTCAAAATGATGTCAGCGATGTCGGCTGAAGCAACAGTGGTGCGAAGCTATGTTGAGTGGATGCTTCAAGTGCCATGGCATAAACGCACCAAAGTGAAGAAAGATATCGCAAAAGCTCAACAGGTTTTAGATGCGGATCACTACGGTTTAGAACGAGTGAAAGAACGCATTTTAGAGTACCTTGCGGTACAAGCTCGCTTGAACAAAATCAAAGGTCCAATCCTTTGCTTAGTCGGACCACCAGGGGTAGGTAAAACCTCACTGGGTCAATCTATTGCTAATGCAACAGGTCGTAAATATGTGCGTATGGCATTAGGCGGGGTACGTGATGAAGCAGAAATTCGTGGTCACCGTAAAACCTATATTGGTGCATTGCCGGGTAAATTGATTCAAAAAATGGCAAAAGTTGGTGTAAAAAACCCACTCTTCTTGCTTGATGAAATCGATAAAATGTCTTCGGATATGCGTGGAGACCCCGCATCAGCCTTGTTAGAAGTGCTTGATCCAGAGCAAAATACCACCTTCAATGATCACTATCTTGAAGTAGACTACGATTTGTCTGATGTGATGTTTGTGGCAACCTCAAACTCCATGAATATTCCAGGACCATTGTTAGATCGTATGGAAGTCATTCGTCTTTCTGGTTATACCGAAGATGAAAAACTGAATATTGCGATGCAACATTTGTTACAAAAACAAATTGAACGTAATGGATTGAAAAAAGGTGAATTAACCATCGAAGAAAACGCCATTTTAGATATTATCCGCTATTACACCCGTGAAGCCGGTGTGCGTGGATTAGAGCGTGAGATTTCTAAAATCTGTCGTAAAGCAGTGAAGAATTTATTGGTCAATCCAAAAGTGAAATCCATTACTGTTAATTCAGACAACTTGCATGACTATCTTGGTGTGAAACGTTTTGAATTTGGTAAAGCGGATACCCAAAACCGTGTGGGCGAAGTAACAGGTCTTGCATGGACAGAAGTGGGTGGTGACTTACTGACGATTGAAACTGCGTCAGTAGTGGGTAAAGGCAAATTAACCTTTACTGGTTCATTAGGCGATGTGATGAAAGAATCTATCCAAGCAGCGATGACTGTAGTCCGTGCACGTGCGGAAAAATTGGGTATCAATTCTGAATTCCATGAAAAACGTGATATTCATATTCACGTGCCAGATGGCGCAACACCGAAAGATGGTCCGAGTGCAGGTATCGCAATGTGTACGGCACTGGTTTCTTGCTTAACGGGTAACCCTGTGCGTGCCGATGTCGCGATGACAGGTGAAATCAGCCTACGCGGTAAAGTATTACCAATTGGCGGATTGAAAGAAAAATTATTGGCGGCACATCGTGGTGGTATTAAAACCGTATTGATTCCAAAAGATAACGTGAAAGATTTAGAAGAAATTCCAGATAACGTGAAAGAAAATCTTGCGATTCATGCGGTAGAAACCATTGATGAAGTGTTAGGCTTAGCGTTAGAAAATCCACCGGAAGGCATTGAATTTGTGAAAGTGGAAACGAAAGCGAAAGCACCACGCCGTAAAGCTGCGACTAAAACAGCAAGAGCGGTCAATTAA
- the hemW gene encoding radical SAM family heme chaperone HemW — protein MQKFPPLSLYVHIPWCVQKCPYCDFNSHAQKGTIPEQEYVQHLIADLEADLEKYQASIQHRSLHSIFIGGGTPSLFSAESIKLLLAEIKHRIPFSENIEITMEANPGTVEAERFKGYVDAGVTRISMGIQSFNDDKLQRLGRIHNAAEAKSAVSLAKVSGLKSFNLDLMHGLPNQTLEEALDDLRQAIELAPPHLSWYQLTIEPNTMFAYRPPTLPDDDELWDIFEQGHQLLTEAGYQQYEISAYAKPGFQCQHNLNYWRFGDYLAIGCGAHGKLTFPDGKILRFSKTKHPKGYLRGEYLYEEKNVEKNDRAFEFFMNRFRLLEAVPKQAFEHYTGLSQSAVKNQIDFAIQQNYIVETPDFWQITEHGKLFLNELLALFLDE, from the coding sequence ATGCAAAAATTTCCCCCTCTTTCCCTTTATGTACATATTCCTTGGTGTGTGCAGAAGTGCCCTTATTGTGATTTCAATTCGCATGCACAGAAAGGCACAATTCCTGAACAAGAATATGTGCAACATCTGATAGCCGATCTTGAGGCAGACTTAGAGAAATATCAGGCGAGTATTCAACATCGTTCACTTCATTCCATTTTTATTGGTGGAGGCACGCCAAGTTTATTTTCAGCGGAAAGTATCAAGTTGTTATTGGCAGAAATTAAACATCGCATTCCTTTTTCAGAGAATATAGAAATTACAATGGAAGCCAATCCAGGCACTGTCGAAGCGGAGCGTTTTAAAGGCTATGTGGATGCGGGTGTCACACGTATTTCCATGGGTATCCAAAGTTTTAATGACGATAAATTACAACGTTTAGGGCGTATTCATAATGCGGCGGAAGCCAAAAGTGCGGTCAGTTTGGCGAAAGTTTCGGGCTTGAAAAGTTTCAATTTGGATTTAATGCATGGTTTGCCAAATCAAACGCTTGAGGAAGCCTTAGATGATTTGCGACAAGCCATTGAGCTTGCTCCACCACACCTTTCTTGGTATCAACTCACCATTGAACCCAATACCATGTTTGCTTATCGTCCGCCTACGTTGCCGGATGATGATGAGCTTTGGGATATTTTTGAGCAAGGCCACCAGCTTTTAACCGAAGCGGGTTATCAACAATATGAAATATCTGCTTATGCGAAGCCGGGCTTTCAATGTCAGCACAATCTGAATTATTGGCGATTCGGGGATTATCTGGCGATAGGCTGTGGTGCACATGGGAAACTCACTTTCCCAGATGGAAAAATTTTACGTTTTTCTAAAACGAAGCATCCAAAAGGCTATTTGCGTGGTGAATACCTTTATGAAGAAAAAAACGTGGAAAAAAATGACCGCGCTTTTGAATTTTTCATGAATCGTTTTCGTTTATTGGAAGCCGTGCCAAAACAAGCGTTTGAACATTACACGGGGCTTTCGCAAAGTGCGGTCAAAAATCAAATTGATTTTGCGATCCAGCAGAATTATATTGTGGAAACACCTGATTTTTGGCAGATCACCGAACATGGGAAATTGTTTTTAAACGAGTTATTAGCGCTTTTCTTAGATGAATAA
- the rpiA gene encoding ribose-5-phosphate isomerase RpiA encodes MDQLEMKKLAARAALKYVKPDTIVGVGSGSTVNCFIEALGELKDQIQGAVAASKASEELLRKQGIEVFSANDVSSLDIYVDGADEINPQKMMIKGGGAALTREKIVAALAKKFICIVDSSKQVDVLGSTFPLPVEVIPMARSQVGRKLVSLGGAPEYREGVVTDNGNVILDVHNFAILNPVEMEKELNNVAGVVTNGIFALRSADIVIVGTPEGAKVID; translated from the coding sequence ATGGATCAATTAGAAATGAAAAAATTAGCGGCACGCGCAGCGTTAAAATACGTTAAACCCGATACTATTGTTGGTGTAGGAAGTGGCTCAACAGTGAATTGTTTTATTGAGGCTTTAGGCGAATTAAAAGATCAAATTCAAGGTGCGGTAGCGGCATCTAAAGCTTCGGAAGAGTTATTACGTAAACAGGGTATTGAAGTATTTAGTGCTAACGATGTGTCAAGTTTAGATATTTATGTGGATGGTGCAGATGAAATCAACCCACAAAAAATGATGATCAAAGGTGGCGGTGCGGCATTGACTCGAGAAAAAATTGTGGCTGCTTTAGCGAAAAAATTTATTTGTATTGTAGATTCTAGTAAACAAGTGGATGTGTTAGGTAGCACATTCCCATTGCCAGTAGAAGTGATTCCAATGGCACGTTCACAAGTTGGCCGTAAATTAGTTTCTCTTGGTGGCGCCCCAGAATATCGTGAAGGCGTGGTGACTGATAACGGTAACGTGATTTTAGATGTACATAACTTCGCCATTTTAAATCCAGTGGAAATGGAAAAAGAATTGAATAACGTAGCCGGTGTGGTAACAAATGGTATTTTTGCCTTACGCAGTGCGGATATTGTGATTGTTGGTACACCAGAAGGCGCAAAAGTCATCGATTAA
- the serA gene encoding phosphoglycerate dehydrogenase produces MTNKVSLDKSKIKFVLLEGVHQSALDTLHAAGYTNIDFYKKALDGDELKEAIKDAHFIGLRSRTNLTKEMIEAAPKLIAIGCFCIGINQVDLDAAKMRGIPVFNAPFSNTRSVAELVLGEILLLMRNIPQANADVHRGLWNKSAVGSHEVRGKKLGIVGYGHIGSQLSIIAESLGMEVYFYDIENKLPLGNAKQLHTLEELLGSCDVISLHVPDLPSTRNLMSAERIAQLKQDSILINAARGTVVDIDALAAAIERGKVRGAAVDVFPVEPASINEEFISPLRKFDNVILTPHIGGSTAEAQENIGFEVAGKFVKYSDNGSTLSSVNFPEVSLPEHASAKRLLHIHENRPGVLNKLNQIFVEANINIAAQYLQTDPKIGYVVVDVETDDASPLLAKLREIEGTIKARVLY; encoded by the coding sequence ATGACAAACAAAGTGTCACTCGACAAATCAAAAATTAAATTTGTGCTATTAGAGGGCGTGCACCAAAGTGCATTAGATACCTTGCATGCCGCAGGCTACACCAATATCGACTTTTACAAAAAAGCCTTAGATGGTGATGAGCTAAAAGAAGCCATTAAAGATGCGCATTTTATCGGCTTACGTTCTCGTACTAATTTGACTAAGGAAATGATTGAAGCTGCGCCGAAACTTATTGCCATTGGCTGTTTCTGTATCGGTATCAACCAAGTGGATCTTGATGCGGCAAAAATGCGCGGGATTCCAGTATTTAATGCCCCGTTCTCCAATACACGTTCTGTGGCTGAATTAGTGTTGGGTGAGATTTTACTCTTAATGCGCAATATTCCTCAAGCGAATGCAGATGTACATCGTGGTTTATGGAATAAATCTGCCGTGGGTTCTCATGAAGTACGTGGTAAAAAACTCGGTATTGTGGGCTATGGCCATATCGGTTCGCAATTAAGTATTATTGCGGAATCTTTAGGGATGGAGGTGTATTTCTACGATATCGAAAATAAATTACCATTGGGTAATGCTAAACAATTGCACACACTTGAAGAGTTATTGGGTTCTTGTGATGTGATTTCGCTTCATGTACCTGATTTACCTTCAACCCGTAATTTAATGAGTGCTGAACGTATTGCACAATTAAAACAAGATTCGATTTTAATCAATGCAGCACGTGGTACGGTAGTAGATATTGATGCTTTAGCAGCAGCAATTGAGCGAGGTAAAGTTCGTGGGGCAGCAGTTGACGTATTCCCTGTTGAACCTGCTTCAATCAATGAAGAGTTTATTTCTCCATTACGTAAATTCGATAATGTGATTTTAACCCCGCATATCGGTGGTTCAACCGCGGAAGCACAAGAAAACATTGGTTTTGAAGTCGCGGGTAAATTTGTGAAATATTCTGATAATGGTTCAACCCTTTCTTCTGTAAATTTCCCAGAGGTTTCTTTACCAGAGCACGCCAGTGCAAAACGTTTACTTCACATTCACGAAAACCGCCCAGGTGTATTAAACAAACTGAACCAAATTTTCGTCGAAGCCAATATCAATATTGCAGCACAATATCTGCAAACCGATCCGAAAATTGGTTATGTTGTGGTAGATGTTGAAACAGATGATGCATCACCATTGTTAGCCAAACTCCGTGAGATTGAAGGCACAATTAAAGCACGTGTGTTGTATTAA
- the hybE gene encoding hydrogenase-2 assembly chaperone has product MYRHEKTPQNSTALLNSVSGFEENPTEIFLAEMQNIVPEMQDLPFFHKGIECFCPKFVLFEDQWIGTVLTPWMMSVVILPGPQQQWEPRELGDKLTVQLPYKALTFTVSSLENVPQYLSCSLHSPLDPNLTNEQAVQLTQDCLRMVLSIPTAQPTFNADRRNLFKAMIK; this is encoded by the coding sequence ATGTATCGACACGAAAAAACACCACAAAATTCGACCGCACTTTTAAACTCTGTTTCTGGCTTTGAAGAAAACCCAACGGAGATTTTTCTTGCTGAAATGCAAAACATTGTACCTGAAATGCAAGATCTCCCTTTCTTTCATAAAGGCATCGAGTGTTTCTGCCCTAAATTTGTTTTATTCGAAGATCAATGGATTGGCACAGTACTAACCCCATGGATGATGAGCGTAGTGATTCTACCGGGTCCTCAACAACAATGGGAACCGCGTGAATTAGGTGATAAACTCACCGTACAACTACCATACAAAGCACTCACTTTCACCGTTAGTAGCCTTGAAAATGTACCGCAATATTTAAGTTGCTCCTTACATTCACCACTCGACCCGAATCTGACTAATGAACAAGCGGTTCAACTCACACAGGATTGTTTGCGTATGGTGTTATCCATACCAACCGCACAGCCGACATTTAATGCTGATCGCCGTAATCTATTTAAGGCGATGATCAAATAA